CCTTAGCCGTTTTGGGCGCAATACATTGGATGTCCTGCTTATGCTTGATGAATTATCAAAATTAAATGTGGTTGCCTACTTTGAAACTGAGAATATTTGGTCTAATGATCCTCGAGTAAAAAAGTACATTACTATGGTAGCAGCAGCTTATCAGGAAGAAAGCAGACAGAAAAGTGAAGCTATCAAATGGGGTATCCGAGAAAGCAGTCGCCACGGACATATAAAGTTAAATCACTCACAGTTTCTTGGCTACGGCAAAGATACCAATGGAAACCTTGTAATCATTGAAGAAGAAGCTAAAATTGTACGGCTTATTTATGATTTGTTTCTGCAAGGTTACGGCTGTCGCAAGATCAAGAAATATCTCGAAGATTACGGTATAAAAACGGTCACTGGTAAAGAGCAATGGAGTACGTCAACCATTGACCGAATCTTGTCCAATGAAAAATATATTGGCCGTAATATTACTCCCAAAACTCATACGCCTGATTTTCTTACAGGTAAACAAGAAGAAAACCAAGGACAAATAGATACGATTATTATTGAGAATGCTCACCAAGCGATTATTAGCCAAGAAGTGTTTGAAGTTGTACAGAATTTAAAAGGAAACATTAAGGACAAAGAAGTAATTATAAATAGAATCTGTTTCTAAAGCAGAAATTTTGCTGTTTTTCAATGGGTTTCACTATAATACTGTTAGTATTTCCATAATTTACACAAATCTAATTGCTTTATTCGCCGATGCGATATATAATATATACAATATTTATTTGTAAAAGGAACGTTTTGATGGATTATATGACAGCGAAAGAAGCAGCGGAAAAATGGGCAATCACTCCACGCCGGGTACAGGTGCTTTGCGCACAGGGCAAAATACCGGGCGCTGTTCGGTTTGGGGTTACTTGGGCAATACCCAAGGATGCGGCGAAGCCTAAGGATGGGCGGCGCAGAATACAAAAAGCTGAAAGATAAATACCGAGGAGTTATTTAATGAAAACAACTGTTATTAGTTCTTTTGATGATTATGTTACTTACACAGAAAACTATAAAAACAATTACTATTTTAGAGGACAAGCAAATTGCCAATGGGAAATAGCTCCATCTTTGTTTAGAAAAAAAGACTGTCTACCGTTGGAATGTGAAAAAATTCAGGAAGAGATGAAACTATCCAAATTGGATGTTTTTTCTTCAATATTTAAACTTCAGCACTATGGATTTTCAACGAGAATCTGTGATTTAAGTATTAGTCCCCTGAGTTCATTGTTTTTTACTATAGAAGATAATTCTCAGAGTAACTCCGATGGCGTTGTATATGTTTTTAATAAAGAGCTTGCTATTCCATTTAGCAGCAAAGAGGTTGTGTTGTTTTCAAAAGTTCTTCTAAAAAATTACCCAACCATTGACGCATTAGAGGAGGATGTATTCTCAAAGAATCAGATTCAAGAAATCTTATCTTCAAATTATATTATACAATATGACTATCATTTTTCTTATACGAACCAAAGAGCTATTCTTCAAGGAGGTACAGGAATATTATTTGGATTTGATTGCAGTAATGATGTAATTAGTCCTATTGGCAAAAAGGGTCTTGACGCTTATATCGATGAAAAAATTATTGTTCCCCGTGATATTAAAAGTGAAATAAGCGACAGATTAAGGAAACTCGGCTTTATACATGATGTTTTATATCAAGTTTTTGAAAGTACAAATACAACCAAAAACTTTTCATTAACTAAAACTAAGTTTGATATTCATGATAAATATGAGTTTAGAAAGATTCTGGCCAATTATCAAATTAGTAGTATTAACTTTGATAAAGAAGAATTGATTAAAAGAATTGATGAAATTTATAAAAAATTATTTCTTGCATATGGTGCTAATGCTCGTATATGGCTATACATTTTTCTTGATGAAAATGATCTGACTGAAGGCAACTTTATTTGTAGAACAGAATGGAATCAAGATTGTCCTTACACAATTAAATGGACTAAAGATTATTTTACCAGAAGATTTAGCTATATAAATGAACAGGCCTCTGAACAGGAGATAATTAGGAGATTTAGCGATTTAATTCATCTGATTAATGCCGCATTCGATGATATATCGCATTTTGTTTCTAATAATATATATTCAATAAAGGACTTAATAAATAAAATACAAGCGTATAAAAAACAAGTTAAAATAGCATCTTTTAAATCTGACGACATTCCAAAAGGTAACTGTGATATTGAGAAGTTTTCAAATGCTGCTTATGCATATATCAAGGATGTAGAACGCCTTATTGATGAAATGTTGTTATATACTTCCAGAGGAGAGAAAGAACAATTTCTTAAATACTGGGTGGAAGTTCTTGTGAAAGATTGTAAGAAATCCAAAGAACGTTTGGAAAAGATGGAGGTAAAACATGATTAAAGTTGTATATTTTGATGACTTGTCAGCAACAGATTATCTAAACATATATGATGGTGGAGAAAAAATACAAACTAAAAATAAAATTGAAGAAAAAAATAAAGAGTTAGCAAGTAAGACTTCTGCTAATTTGTTTGCTAAGCTAAGCTGGCTTCCTTTTTTAGGTGGCAGTGCTGAAACAAGTGCAAGTGCAGACTTTTCATTAAGTGGGTCGTCCTTAGTAAAAACTACACTATCAAATACTGTTTTAACAGACTTTTTGAATAGAGCTCAAAATGATGAAAGAATATGTGTATTTAATGATTATAAAGTAAGAGCTTATAAAAACTCTATCGCATTTTTTAAAATGTTTACACCCTTTCTAAAAATTACAAAATCCGACTTCACTACCGATGAGGGTTTTGTTTTCGATATTTCTAAGTTAGATGAGGCTTTTACCAGCGGCAAAGGCTATTATGAATTAATTGCCGAGAATACCGTAGGTGGGATGCTGAAAAAGCACATATTCCGTTTCAACATTGTATCTTTCAGAAATAATTATAGTATAGCTGATTTATCTAAAATGGATTTAAATTATTATGCAGTCAAGGTCGGAAAATCTGAGGAAGAGATGTTGGATATTAGTAAGGAGTTTAATTTTGAGCAGAAATCAATAAGTTCTGCTTTTGATATTATTGAAGATCAAAGTAACGGCAATGCCTTGGATGTATTCGACGTAATTCTTGCCGGAGTAGATATATGAAGAAAATTACTATTTTTTATGGTCCTAAAAAAGGGTATGAAAAACTAATACCAAATGACAACACTTCATTATCAGAATTTATAACCAATGATGATGCGAAAAGGAAAGAGATTATCATTAAGCAACAGAATCAAGGACAAGAATATGAAGCGGAGAAAATTAAAACTCATATTAATAATTTAGTTGCTTATTCAGAATCATATGCTGGAATTACCGAGGGGGCCGTTCAAAGCTTTATCAGCATATTAAGCGGATATGATATTGATAATCTATTCCTTCAAAATCCGCCTATTCAAATACGGCAACAATTTGAACAGACTTTCCCCAAAATAGTTGAAGTAAAAAAATATAATTATAAAACATTGACTAAATCAGCTTTCTTAAAAATAAACAATTCTTTTTCTGAATATATCGTTGGACAAGAGAAGGCTAAAGAACGTATTCTTGTTTCATTATACCCTTTGCTAAATAAATCTAATAGAAAACCTATGGTCTTGATGTTTTATGGTCCTTCGGGGGTAGGCAAAACAGAAACGGCAAAATTCATTAGCAAAACACTGGGTGAAAAACTATTCAGAAAACAATTTTCAATGTTTCATAGTGGAGAGTTTAGCGGTTATTTATTTGGAGGAAACCATTCACAACCATGTTTTGCTAAAGATTTGTTAGAAAGGGAATCAAATGTAATTTTGCTTGATGAGTTTGATAAACCGGCGCCTGTGTTTCATAGTGCTTTTTATCAGCTGTTTGATGAGGGTGTTTTTGAAGATAAAAATTATCATGTCGAATTATTTAATTCAATAATCATATGTACATCTAATTACCAAAATGAGGAGGAAATTAGAAAGTATTTGGGCGATCCAATCTTTTATCGGTTTGATCGATTTATAAAGTTTGATACCTTATCTTTAGAATCAATAAAGAGAATTATTGACATATGTGCGTCAAACAAAATGAAAACCATTAATTTCAAGGAAAGGAAAATCGTTAATATCAAGAGAATTAAAGATATTATGTATAGTAACGCCTCCAGATTTACCAATGTAAGACAAGTCGATAAAATAGTGCAGGAATTTATCGATATGGAATTGGTTAATAGATTTATATTAAATAACTCAAAAAAGTAATACCCCTTTATTAGTGCATCTATTTTGACCTAATGACACAACGACCTTGAAATTTAAATAGTTTCAAGGTTTTTTCATTTTATGAAAGGAAAATGACCACTAATTTAACGCACACGGTCTTTTGAAAAAAATGTTGAGCCGTGTGGGGCAGAAAGGTGGTTTTATTATGCCTAAAATTAAAATGTGTGACAGCGATAACAAAAGTATAAAGGATGGGTGTGAGGAGTTTTTACTTATGTGCAAGGTGAGAAACTATTCCAAGTATACGATTAAGTATTATCAAAATGTGATACACAACTTTGAACTTTTCTATCCACTTGATAGTAGCATTGAAGAGGTTACAGAACTAATAGTAAATAAGTATCTACTATTTCTGAACAATAAAGGGATTGCAGGGAAAACAGTTAAAGCTTATATAGGCGGTATCAGAACAGTATTCTACTTCTTTATGGAGAAAGGTTGGATTGAGAAATTTATCATTAAGAGGCCTAAATTTGAAAAGCCAATTAAAAATGTATATATGAAAGAAGAATTAAATAAACAGCTTCATTCTAAATTAACATATGATGATGCAGAAAATCTCTTTAATTTAATAATAGATCATGGGGAGCATTGTAGTGAAAAGTACTTTAAAGAAGGAATGATTTCAGGAATTAGATTATTCAAGGAGCTACTATATACATAATATAAACATGATTATATAAAGATTTAAGCCACTTTTTATTCTTAATGGATAGATAATACCAAAAGGTATTATAACTTGAAGTTAGGATTAAGAAGTGGCTATTTTTATTGATAAATAAGATGCAATTATAAGGGGGCGTAGTTTACATTCTATCGGAGTATTTGATGTTTTCATAGGGTGCTATCACTTCGGGATACACCGAAAGGTTATTTTTTTCAACCGATACTAATATTTGAATAGAATTTATGAATGGTTTAAATCTTTTAGTTTTGAAGAGGATTCATTTGAAATAAAAAATAAAACCAATAAAAAAGATTAAGCAAATAATAAAAGCCCTCACAAGACAAATTATTAAATACTTAATCTAAATCAACACTTACAAATACATAATATCACTTTTAAATTTTTTCTGCAATCTCTATATTTTTATTTAATAGATATTTATCGGGCTAAATAAAGAAAAGATTTCATAGGTAAATATTGTTAATAATAAAACTTTAATATATAATAACTACAGGATTACCGTTTGGCGGTTTAGTCACTTACTCTCAAAAGGGCTTGGGCTTAATTGGAAGTAGGTGATGCTATGTATGTTACATATGATGGGTTGTTTAACTATTCACTTGTGATAATTGGAATCGTTTCCATTTGTGTTACAGTATGCATTGCAATACTTAAGCACAAAAAATAGCAACAACCGCCTATACTTTAGCGAGTTGGCGGCTGTTGTTTAAAACGTAAGTTTTGACTAACCGCCCTGCAAAAGCGGTAATCCTTTTATATCTATATAATATCATTATATAATTTTTAATTCAACAAAAGTTCTAAAATATTTTTTATTTAATCTTTAACAATTACAATTATTACCAAGTAACCTCACAAATTCACCAAAATTTAAAACTAAAAACGCACCTCTATCCCTTTAATTGCAATGGATTTCACGTTTTTTATTTTTATTAAAATTTTTATCAAAAAATCGGTGTTGAAATTTCAATGGTTTGAGGGGTGTAGGGGTACATTATTCATACTTCGATGTCCAAGGATTCCACCTAATTCGTGGTAGATTTCCTTGATTTCATCGCATATCGCGTTCTTTTGGGCATAGTAATCCGATTTACTATGTTTCAAGTAATTGTAGTAAGCATTTGGAAATATTCCTGTTTTGCTTAGTAGCCAACGGAGGCCAAACTGATTTTTATGATTTTCTATGAATCGATATACCACTAATCGATTCCTTTGCAAAGAATGCCGCTGCTTTTTTTAGGAAGTCATTTTCTTTCTTGGCTTCTGCAAGTTCTTGCCTTAGGTTATGAACCTCCTGCATTAATTCGTATTCGGATTTTGTGGCATCATTTTTTTGGCGTTCTTGGCGATAAGTACGCATCCAGTTGGATATAGTTGCGTGACAAACTCCGTATTCGGCGGCAAGACTTGAAATGGTACGTCCATCTTGGACATGCAATTTTACGACTTTTCGTTTTGTTTCTTCGCTAACTGTTTTCATACAAAAACTCCTTTTCTAATAAGTATTTTAATCTATTAGATGGGAGTGTTACAAGTTTAATATACCATTGCAGGCATGAAAATATTCATTATCCTTACGATGTGAGCGTTCCACTTTACCATTATGTCTTGGAGTATAAGGCCTTATCATTTTATGGATAATACCTTGTTCCTTAAGAGTTCGTTGGAATAGCGTTAACGTTGGATTTTTAGAAGTACCAAGACATTTTGTAAATTCCTGCCCATTATCGGTCTGAACACATTCGATCTTAAATGGGAAAGCTTTCATAACTTGTTTAAGGAATTCAGAAGCAGAATAAGAGCTGTGATCCTCAAAAGCAGCAAGATATCTAAAACGAGAGAATTCATCAATAGCAGTATATTGATAGAATTTCTTATCAGAAGCTTCGCCAACAAGGCAAGAGGATGGAACAAATTTAACATCAATTTGTACTCTTTGACCTGGATACTCCATTTGCTCATATTTTTTAGCAATATATTTAGGATTCTGAGGTTTCTTAGGGATCAAAGATTGTTTGATTAGTACTCGATAAAGACCAGTAATGGATCTGGAATATCCACGCTGTCGCAGTTTGACCCAAAAGACAACAAGACCTGCATTTGGATTCCTACGACGCATATCATGAATGAGTTTAAGCTCATTTGCAGTATGCTAATTTTTATGGGAATGAGGCTTACGAGAAAGTTCTCTCAGGGACTCAATGGAGCCATCATATCTACGCAACCAACGATAAATATATTGCCTGTTGTGATGATATCTGATAGCAGCTTTTGTAAGGCCAAATCTTTGAGCATATTTAATTAAGGATAGACGATATTTCATATCTTGTGTTATACTTGCCATACGGGAGACCTCCAATTTGTGATGTTTTGGTTTGTGGTGAATGAAGCATAACATAATTTTAGTGTTTCCTGTATTTAATTTTTGTCTTAATGTAACACATGTATTGTAATCCTACAAATGGCTGATGTGCACATCGGCCTTGCGGAAGGAATGGACAACAAAAAAGCGCCCCTGTTCGGAGCGTCACAAGCGACATTAGAAAGGCTGCATCAATCAGATAATATCTGCCACCGTTTCCCTCATGCCGCTATTGATGTTTGGGCTAAAGCGCGTCTATGACAATCACCTGTATTTCCAGCGGTGCAAGCTGTGCAACAATTTATTCCTTGCCAAGACCGCCAATATCCCCACCTACTGCGGCGAGAACTGCAAACGGGAAGCGGTGCGGCTCAACAAGCAGCGATTTGACGAAAAGGCTAAAATGCTGGATTATGAGCGGCAGCACAAAAACAGCTATATGTACTGGTACAACAAGGTGAAGAAGCTACAAAACGAATCTTCCGGCGCTGATAAGCGGACGAAAGTGGAAACGGCTTTTGAAGTGTTCAAGGCCAAGAACGTCGAGCGCAAAACGGCGGTAAAGGATGGCCGGATGCCAGAGAAGAAATATATTGATTGGCTTTATAAGCAACAAGGAGAGATCGAGAGATAATAATTGAATTTTTGTAAGATAATCTATCCTGATGCGTCTTATAGTTAAGGAGGTGAAAAAGTGACCGAGATTGAGAAAATATACAAAGAATATTTTTATGACGTTTTTTTGTATATGAAGGGGCTGTCCGGTGATGAGCAAATCGCAGAAGATATTACTTCGGAAACCTTCTTCAAGGCTATAAACGCCCTCGACAATTTTAAAGGTAGATGTGATATAAAAGTATGGCTATGCCAAATTGCAAAAAACTGCTATTTTTCATATCTGCGCAAGAACAAAAACGTTATACCGGCAGATGTGGTTGAAGAACAGGATGACCGCCCTGATTTGGAACAATCAATTGCTAATTCGGAAATGTCATTGATAATACACGAGATTTTGCATAATCTGACGGAGCCTTATAAAGAGGTTTTTACATTAAGAATATTCGGAGAATTAAGCTTTAAGCAAATTGCAAAATTATTCGGCAAAACTGAAAACTGGGCTTGTGTTACTTATCACCGAGCCAGAAATAAAATTAGAGAACGATTGGAGGATTAACAATGAAAGTGACTTGCGATGTAATAAAAGACCTTATTCCCTTATATGTTGAGGATATTGCAAGTGCAGATACCGTTGTACTGATAGAGGAGCACATCGGTTCCTGTGAAAAATGCAAGAAAGAATTGGAAAAAATACGCGCGCCGTATAATATGCCAATTAATACAAATATTTTGCCATTAAAAAAATTAAGAACAGCCCTGCAAAAAAAGAAGATTCTTACTATTTTGTTGTCTATAGCGCTGACGCTGGCCGTTACTGTTATTGCGATTGGTTACCTATCTACTCCCGACTACCTCCCGTACTCAAAGGATGTAATAACCATAACCAAACAAGTCGACGGAAGGGTATTTGCGCAATTCGGAAATGGTGTATCAGGATACAGTTTGGAAAAATATCCCACAGAAGATAACTTGGGTTTTATCTATCATATTAGCACATGGGATAGCATGTGGAGCAGATATATAGCTAAAAACAGCGTGCAGGATATTGTATTAAATCCCGATGGGGAGAAAGTTTCAAGTATATATTATAGTTTTTCAGACGGCAAGGAAGATATTTTAATATACGGGGCAGATCAAAACCCGAACGGCGGTATTATGATGCTTCCGCGCCTATTTCTGTCATATTATGCAACCTTTGCACTAATTATGGCTGTTATTTGCGGTATTGTATTATTTATAATCCGTAAAAATGAAAGATGGAAAAATATTATGGTAAATATTTTACTACTTCCAGCAGCCTATCTTTTGGCTCATATTTGTATAAAAGGGTTCACGGGCGTATCTTACGCTGCAACCCGAGATCTGTTTGCCATACTGCTGGCAACAGTATTTTTGTACAGTGCTTTATTTATTACTAAATTGTTACTTCACAGGAAGTTGACCCAAATCAAGTGAGCATAATATGGAAATGCATATTATGTATTTGCCACTTCATTTCTAAAATGAGGACTAAGGGCACCTAGTTTAAGCCTTTTTATTTCACTTTTGTGGATTTATTCCTACCGAACTTTAACTGATATTTATTCAGCTTATAGTTCAAGGTCTGTCTGGAAATTTTCAGCTCATCTGCCAGCTTGGCCAGAGAACTTGTCTGTTCTCCGCGCTGGGCAATAAAAGCTTTTTCAAAGGTTTCCAGTCCTTCTTTGAGAGAACCGTTGAACCAATACTGATCCGGATAGGACGGAGTTGAGGGCGTTTGATCATCCAGCCAATAGAGCCGAGAAAAGTCATCCTTTTCGATAATAGAGGAAGAAGCAAAGTTAAAGGCTCCCTCAATGGAATTCTTCAATTCTCGCACATTCCCAGGCCAATCGTAGGATTTCAGAAAATCGGATACCTCGGGTGAAACACCCTTAATATTCTTTTTCATTTCCTTGTTGTAAACTTTAATAAAATGGGTGGTCAAATAGGGAATATCGCCTTTTCGCTCCCGCAAAGGCGGTACTTCCAGCTGCACACCGGATAATCGATAGAACAAATCCTTTCGGATGCGGTTCTCGTTTATACAGCACTGCGGATGTTCGTTGATGGCAGCGATGATGCGCACATCGATTTTTTTGGGGGCAGAGCCGCCGATTCTGGTAATCTTTTTCTCTTCAATGGCTTTTAGCAGCTTGGCCTGCATATTCAAATCCATGGAATTAATCTCGTCTAAAAAGACGGTTCCGCCGTTGGCCAATTCAAATATACCCGCTTTGCTTTCTGCGCCGGTATAGCTGCCCTTGGTGGTGCCGAAAAAAATGCTTTCCAGCAGGGTGTTGGGAATAGCAGCACAATTTTGAGAGATGAACAGGTTATTTTTTCTGGTGCTGGAGCTGTGAATGGACTGAGCTACCAGTTCCTTTCCAGTACCGGTTTCTCCATAGATGAGAATACTGGTATTGGTCTGAGATACTTTATGTATTTTATATTTCAGCAGTTTGATTTCTTCCGAAGCGCCGATGATATCCTGAGTCATATATAAGTCATCCGTATGGGTGACAGTCAGATTGGATAAGTCGATTCTGTTACGGAAGGTCAGAGCATCAATAAACTTGGTGGTGCTGATAGCTCCGATAATTTGCCCGTTTTCTACGATGGGAAAGGTGTTGTCTACAGCAGAGATTTCCCGGCCGGAGGCATGCCGAAGAATCTGGGTCTGATTGGTGGAGGTTTCGCCATACTTGACGGCTCGGGAACAGGTAGATGTTTCTGCTGTCAAATTGGGCCAGATATCCATGGGCGTTTTGCCAATGGAGTTTTTTTCATTCAAGTTGATGTCGTTGTCCACAAAGAGCCGATTATAGCGGACGATACAGTTCTCGTCCACAATCATGATTCCGTCAAAGAAGTTTCCTATGTTTGTTACCAGATTATAATAAACGTCATTGAGCATTTCCTATACTCCTTTTCATTGAAATTAGTTTCATCATAGCATAAAAATCAAAAACGTGTAAGGATCTTTCCATATTCAGTAAAAATTTTTATAAAATATTCTGAGAATAGTTCTTCCTGTTTTCAAAAATATGGAAAATAAACAGCCTGCTTTAAAAATGTTTTTTTGCTGATATTCTTATGTTTTCAAGCCCTATGCCCTAACAGCCCAAGCCTATTTATTCTAGCAGTTTGATTTTGGCATTCTTTTTGCGCTTTATAGGCGCAGAAAATAAGACTGCATGCAAAGGCCAGAACGGAGCAGAGGGGGAAAAGCCTATGAATTAATTAAGCCGCAGAAAAAAATTGCGACAGATTCACAGATTTGAAAAAGAAAGAATTAATAGAAATTCACAAAATTTAGAAAAGAACGTAGTAGGAATTTATGAAAATGAAGAAGGAGTAATTAGAAATGGATAAAATCATCGGTAAAGATATCGAAAAGACTGACAATCTGAATCGAGCATTAAAGCTTCCTGCCGTCGTTATGGTCAGCATGGGCGGAACTGTGGGGACAGGCCTCTTTCTAGGCTCGGGATACGTCATGCAGAATGCAGGTCCGGGCGGAACGCTGATTGCTTATTTATTTGGAGGCGTCATCATGTATCTGATGATGCTGTGCCTGGGAGAACTGATGGTAGCAAAACCGGTAGCAGGCGGCGTGCAGGCGTATGCTACTGAGATGATCAATCCGGCTATGGGTTTTACAGTAGGATGGATTAAAACCTTGGCCTATGCCTTGACGGCATCTGCGCAGCTGGTAGCTTCCTCAATTATTATCGGCAACATTTTTCCTCAAGTACCGTCCATTTATTTTATAGCCGCATTTATTTTACTTTTTATTGTGATGAATATGGGGCCGGTAGATAAAGCAGGAAATTCGGGATTTGTTTTTAGCAGCATTAAGTTTTTTCTGGTCATCTCTTTTATATTAGTTGGCTCTGCCATGATTCTGGGGATTGGATTTAAACCCACAGGCTTTTCCAACATGGTCAATGACGGAGGATTTTTCCCCGTGGGCATAAAGGGTATCGTGATGACTATGATGTCGGCGGCTTTCGCCTTTGGCGGTGCTGATCTTTGTGCCAGTGCGGCAGGAGAGGCTGAAAATCCGGAAAAGACTCTTCCTAAGGTAATCAACTGGACCATTTGGGGATTGATTGTGTGCTACATCGTATCCTTTGTGATCCTGCTGGCCATTTTACCTTGGCGTACAGCAAGTCTAAATTCCAGCCCATTTGCTGATGTATTTAAGCTGGCTGGTTTTCATTCAGGAGAACTTATCGTCAATGTATGTGTATTGACATCAGCCCTGTCGTCAGGCAATGCTTTCGTTTTTGCCTGCACCCGTTCTCTGTGGTCTATGGGAAGCTTAGGGCAAGCGCCGTCCTTTCTGTCAAAGCTGAGCAGGAAAAAGGTGCCTGTTGCGGCACTGATAACCACCATGGTAGTGGCTTCTCTGGCTGTAATATCTGCTTTTGTGGCCAAGGATACCGTATACTTGTTCCTGCAATCCGTCATCGGTATCGCTAATGTGTTTACATACACTTTGTACGCTGCCTGTCTCATGATATTTAGAAAGGCATACGTAGAGGAACAAGGGTCTGCGGAGAGTTTAAAATATAAAACACCTTTTTATCCGATTACACCTGTTCTGCTCATCACCATGTGTGCTATTCTATTCATAGGCATGTTTTTTGATCCTAGTCAGAAATTAGCATTGATGACAGGAATTCCGACATTGGTTCTATTATATGGGTTCTTTAGCCTATATCAGAATGTTTTAAAAAAATCTATAAATAAATAACAGGGAAAGGCACAAGCTTTCCTCGACAGAAGAAAGGAAGAACAAATGAGCAAAATTCAGGAATTACTTTATAAACTGGTATCTGTGCAAAGTGATACAGGAACCAAACTGGAGGTGGACATGGCGGAATACCTCTTTGATATCGTCAAAGAGCAGGCGTATTTTCAGGAGCATCCCCAGCTCTGTGGCATGTATTACGGAGATGACTTTTTAAAGAGACCCATTGTATGGGCCTTGAGAAAAGGAAAGAGCCAAAATACCATCATTCTCACTGGACATTATGATGCGGTGGGCTTGGAACCTTATGGAACTGTGAAGGCCTATGCCTTGAAACCGGAAGAATTGAAGGAAAAATTAAAAGATCTGGAGCTGTCTCCGGAAATAAAGGCCGATCTGGAGAACAGTGATTGGCATTTTGGACGGGGAATCAATGACATGAAGGCAGGTCTGTCCATCAATCTGAATGCCATAGATTCCATTGAAGATGCTGAGGCAAATATTCTCTTTATGGCCGTCCACGACGAAGAAAATTTATCGGCAGGTATGAGGCAAGGGACCAAACTTCTGGTAGAGCTGTCTGAAAAACACCATTTAGATTATAAACTCATGGTCATTACAGAGCCTCACACCCGAAGTGCAGATGATCGGTTTAAAATGTTTACCGGAACGGTGGGTAAAATCATGCCGCTGATCGTGGCCAAGGGAAAGACCACCCACATCAGCGACGTGATGAACGGGCTGAACGCCACCCTTATCACATCCCGGATTGTAACCGAGCTGGAACTGAATCCGGAGCTTTGCTCTTCCGATTTGGGCATGATGACCACGCCGCCTACAGTGCTTTATGCCAGAGATTTAAAGGGAAGCTATGATGTTTCCA
This region of Aminipila luticellarii genomic DNA includes:
- a CDS encoding RNA polymerase sigma factor, translated to MTEIEKIYKEYFYDVFLYMKGLSGDEQIAEDITSETFFKAINALDNFKGRCDIKVWLCQIAKNCYFSYLRKNKNVIPADVVEEQDDRPDLEQSIANSEMSLIIHEILHNLTEPYKEVFTLRIFGELSFKQIAKLFGKTENWACVTYHRARNKIRERLED
- a CDS encoding sigma-54 interaction domain-containing protein — translated: MLNDVYYNLVTNIGNFFDGIMIVDENCIVRYNRLFVDNDINLNEKNSIGKTPMDIWPNLTAETSTCSRAVKYGETSTNQTQILRHASGREISAVDNTFPIVENGQIIGAISTTKFIDALTFRNRIDLSNLTVTHTDDLYMTQDIIGASEEIKLLKYKIHKVSQTNTSILIYGETGTGKELVAQSIHSSSTRKNNLFISQNCAAIPNTLLESIFFGTTKGSYTGAESKAGIFELANGGTVFLDEINSMDLNMQAKLLKAIEEKKITRIGGSAPKKIDVRIIAAINEHPQCCINENRIRKDLFYRLSGVQLEVPPLRERKGDIPYLTTHFIKVYNKEMKKNIKGVSPEVSDFLKSYDWPGNVRELKNSIEGAFNFASSSIIEKDDFSRLYWLDDQTPSTPSYPDQYWFNGSLKEGLETFEKAFIAQRGEQTSSLAKLADELKISRQTLNYKLNKYQLKFGRNKSTKVK
- a CDS encoding amino acid permease; amino-acid sequence: MDKIIGKDIEKTDNLNRALKLPAVVMVSMGGTVGTGLFLGSGYVMQNAGPGGTLIAYLFGGVIMYLMMLCLGELMVAKPVAGGVQAYATEMINPAMGFTVGWIKTLAYALTASAQLVASSIIIGNIFPQVPSIYFIAAFILLFIVMNMGPVDKAGNSGFVFSSIKFFLVISFILVGSAMILGIGFKPTGFSNMVNDGGFFPVGIKGIVMTMMSAAFAFGGADLCASAAGEAENPEKTLPKVINWTIWGLIVCYIVSFVILLAILPWRTASLNSSPFADVFKLAGFHSGELIVNVCVLTSALSSGNAFVFACTRSLWSMGSLGQAPSFLSKLSRKKVPVAALITTMVVASLAVISAFVAKDTVYLFLQSVIGIANVFTYTLYAACLMIFRKAYVEEQGSAESLKYKTPFYPITPVLLITMCAILFIGMFFDPSQKLALMTGIPTLVLLYGFFSLYQNVLKKSINK
- a CDS encoding M20/M25/M40 family metallo-hydrolase, with translation MSKIQELLYKLVSVQSDTGTKLEVDMAEYLFDIVKEQAYFQEHPQLCGMYYGDDFLKRPIVWALRKGKSQNTIILTGHYDAVGLEPYGTVKAYALKPEELKEKLKDLELSPEIKADLENSDWHFGRGINDMKAGLSINLNAIDSIEDAEANILFMAVHDEENLSAGMRQGTKLLVELSEKHHLDYKLMVITEPHTRSADDRFKMFTGTVGKIMPLIVAKGKTTHISDVMNGLNATLITSRIVTELELNPELCSSDLGMMTTPPTVLYARDLKGSYDVSMPEYSAFYLSFSFLKSKTAEQILGEIKTTAQGAFRKVIEKYQAAQRYLDEKGVEQTGSKQDFEPLVYTFEELQEIAKKNNPRYGEESHQLYEEVSAQVQSGELTIQDAGIQIVKRVIQLSQITEPLVVVGVIPPYYPPANNSYLAQGSERFEECLETILTKKYGLKVDKEAYFMGISDGSYTCCANRAAEQKIMASMVTSENMYHIPFEYMEKLSVPFLILGPWGKDYHTISERVYMPDVEKTLPELIQNLVYMV